The nucleotide sequence TCGTCGGCGACATCGGCGAGCAGGCCCTGTGCAAGCGCCTGATCCGCACCGGAGAGCCGGTCGGCGGCGATCTCGACGACCTCATGTTCGGGCGCCCGGCGCCCGAAGCCCTCGCTGCGTGAAGGAAGCGACCATGGCTGACAACTTCAACGCCGAGCAGAAGCGCTACCTCGAAGGCTTCGCCTCCGGCATCGCGGCGGCCCGGCTGACGGGCGGCCTCGCGATCGGGCAGGGGGCCGGCGCGCCCCCGGCCGAGCCCACGGGTCCCGACGCGATCCACATCAAGGCGCAGGACCGCACGATCAAGGACGGCGGCAAGCTCTGCGACCAGGAGAAGTGGAAGCGGGCCGAGAACCCCTTCGACGGGCACAACCGCCTGAAAGCCGAGGCGGCGGCCGGCAAGCAGCCCAAGCCCGAGGACAATTTCCGCTGGCGCTACCACGGCATGTTCTGGGTCGCGCCGAACCAGACCTCCTACATGTGCCGGATCCGGGTGCCGAACGGCATCCTGCAGCACTGGCAGTTCGCCGGCATCGCCGACCTCGCGGACGCGCATGGCGGCGGCTACGGCCACGTCACCACCCGCGCCGGCCTGCAGGTGCGCGAGATCAGTCCTGAGCACGCCCAGCCCTTCCTCGACGGGCTCACCGATCTCGGCCTGACCGCGCAAGGGGCGGGCGCCGACAACATCCGCAACGTCACCGGCTCGCCCGCCGCCGGCATCGACGCGCAGGAGTTGCTGGACACGCGGCCCCTCACCAAGGCCTGGCACAACTGGATCCTCAACGACCGCTCGCTCTACGGCCTGCCGCGCAAGTTCAACGTCTCGTTCGACGGCGGCGGCGTGATGCCGGCGCTGGAGGAGACGAACGACATCGGCTTCCAGGCGATCCAGGTGCTGGAGGGCGCCTCGGTCGAGCCGGGCGTGTGGATGCGCCTCGTGCTCGGCGGCATCTCGGGCCACCGGGACCTCGCGCGCGACACCGGCGTGGTGCTGCGCCCCGAGGACTGCAACCGGGTCGCCGACGCGATCATCCGGGTCTTCATCGAGAACGGCGACCGGACGAACCGCAACAAGGCCCGGATGAAGTACGTCCTCGACGCCTGGGGCTTCGAGAAGTACCTCGCCGCCGTCGAGGAGAAGCTCGGGCGCAAGCTCGACCGGGTCGCGCCGGAGCACGTCGCGCCCCGCAAGCCGACCGACCGCTTCAGCCATGTGGGCGTGCACAGCCAAGTTCAGCCCGGCCTGAACTGGGTCGGCGTGGTGCTCCCCGTCGGCAAGATGACCTCCGACCAGATGCGAGGTCTGGCCAAGATCGCGGCGGAGTGCGGCGATGGCCAGATCCGCATGACGGTCTGGCAGAACTTCATCTTCTCGGGCGTGCCGGATGCGCGTGTCGACGAGGTCGAGGCCCGGGTCCTGGCGCTCGGCCTCTCGGTGAAGGCCGCGGGCATCCGCTCGGGGCTCGTCGCCTGCACGGGCGCGCGCGGCTGCAAGTTCGCCGCCTCCGACACCAAGGGCCACGCGATGCTCATCGCCGACCACGTCGAGGCGACCGTGACGGAGCTCGACGTGCCGGTGAACGTCCACCTCACCGGCTGCCACCACTCCTGCGCCCAGCACTACATCGGCGATATCGGCCTGATCGGCGCCAAGGTCGTCGTCTCGGAGGAGGGCGACACCGTCGAGGGCTACGACATCGTGGTCGGCGGGGGCTTCGCCGAGAACCCGAAGATCGGCACCGAGATCTGGAAGGCGGTCAAGGCGGAGGATTGCCCCTCTCGCGTCGAGGCGCTGCTGCGCGCCTATCTCGCCCGCCGCCAGGGCCCGGAGGAGAGCTTCCAGTCCTTCACCGCCCGCATCAGCGCGGAATCGCTCCGCGACGCCGCCGAGGAACAGCCCGCCCTGAAGGCCGCCGCATGACCCAGCATGTCTCGCCCCCCCTCGTTCTGATCCCCGAGACCGCACCCTTCGACCCGGACCAGCGCGCCTGGCTCTCCGGCTACTTCGCGGCGCTCCTCGGTCCCGCGGTGCCGGGTGCGACCGCGCTGGCGCCGGGGGAGGGCCCCGCGACGGGCCCGAAGCTCGCCGACAACGACGACGCGCCCTGGCACGATCCCTCCATGCCGCTGGCCGACCGGATGGACCTCGCCAAGGACCGTTCCGAGCCGCAGAAGCTGATGGCCGCCATGGCCCAGCAGGATTGCGGCCAGTGCGGCTACAACTGCGCCGACTACGCCAACGCACTGTTCCTGAAGAAGGAGGAGCGCCTGAACCTCTGCCAGCCCGGCGGCAAGGACACGCTCCGGATGCTGAAGAAGCTGGAGGAGGCGTTCGGCGCAGGCGGCGGCGCGGCCCCCGCGCAGGCGGCGGACGATGCACCGAAGGCGCCCGTCGAGCTCGGGCCGCTCGGCTACTGCCGCGAGAATCCGGTCGAGGCCACCTTCCTCTCCCGCACGCGCCTCAACGCGCCGGGCGGCGAGAAGGAGACCTGGCACATCGAGATCGACCTGAAGGACACGCCGATCGAATACGTGGTCGGCGACTCGCTGGGGCTCTTCCCGGCCAACGCTCCGGCGCTGGTCGACGCGGTCATCGCCGAACTCGGCGCCCGGCCCGAGCGGATGATCGGGGGCAAGACCCTGCGCAACCGCCTGCTCACGGAGTACGCACTGGGCGCGGCGCCCGACGGGCTCTACCAGCTCCTCTCGCTCCTCACCTCGGGCGACCAGCGCAAGAAGGCACAGGCGCTGGCCTCCGGCGAGGATCCGGACGGCGACGCGCAGTATCTCGACGTGCTGGCCGCGCTCCACAAGTTCCCGGGCGCGCGCCCCGACGCCGAGGTCTTCCTCGAGGCGCTCGACGAGT is from Methylobacterium radiodurans and encodes:
- a CDS encoding NirA family protein, translating into MADNFNAEQKRYLEGFASGIAAARLTGGLAIGQGAGAPPAEPTGPDAIHIKAQDRTIKDGGKLCDQEKWKRAENPFDGHNRLKAEAAAGKQPKPEDNFRWRYHGMFWVAPNQTSYMCRIRVPNGILQHWQFAGIADLADAHGGGYGHVTTRAGLQVREISPEHAQPFLDGLTDLGLTAQGAGADNIRNVTGSPAAGIDAQELLDTRPLTKAWHNWILNDRSLYGLPRKFNVSFDGGGVMPALEETNDIGFQAIQVLEGASVEPGVWMRLVLGGISGHRDLARDTGVVLRPEDCNRVADAIIRVFIENGDRTNRNKARMKYVLDAWGFEKYLAAVEEKLGRKLDRVAPEHVAPRKPTDRFSHVGVHSQVQPGLNWVGVVLPVGKMTSDQMRGLAKIAAECGDGQIRMTVWQNFIFSGVPDARVDEVEARVLALGLSVKAAGIRSGLVACTGARGCKFAASDTKGHAMLIADHVEATVTELDVPVNVHLTGCHHSCAQHYIGDIGLIGAKVVVSEEGDTVEGYDIVVGGGFAENPKIGTEIWKAVKAEDCPSRVEALLRAYLARRQGPEESFQSFTARISAESLRDAAEEQPALKAAA
- a CDS encoding sulfite reductase subunit alpha, with amino-acid sequence MTQHVSPPLVLIPETAPFDPDQRAWLSGYFAALLGPAVPGATALAPGEGPATGPKLADNDDAPWHDPSMPLADRMDLAKDRSEPQKLMAAMAQQDCGQCGYNCADYANALFLKKEERLNLCQPGGKDTLRMLKKLEEAFGAGGGAAPAQAADDAPKAPVELGPLGYCRENPVEATFLSRTRLNAPGGEKETWHIEIDLKDTPIEYVVGDSLGLFPANAPALVDAVIAELGARPERMIGGKTLRNRLLTEYALGAAPDGLYQLLSLLTSGDQRKKAQALASGEDPDGDAQYLDVLAALHKFPGARPDAEVFLEALDELQPRLYSISSSPKMDVGKVSLTVDAVRYNHRSRLRLGVASTHLGERLPEQTKVRIYLQKAHGFALPEDLSKDVIMCGPGTGIAPFRAFLRERAATEAPGRNWLFYGHQRQASDFFYKDELNGLKDAKVLTRLSLAWSRDGSEKTYVQDRMRENGAELWKWLEGGAHFYVCGDAKRMAKDVERAIIDVAAQHGGKNPDEAVAYLAALKKAGRYQADVY